One part of the Bdellovibrio bacteriovorus genome encodes these proteins:
- a CDS encoding efflux RND transporter permease subunit has translation MSLVILMLTLGGISLKNLPIDLYPDVTLPTVVVVTSYAGAGPQEVETEITKVLEDQVSTISGVQKVSSQNMEGVSILSIEFSLKTNLNFAEQEVRAKVQNSMRELPEDVDEPVIRKVGPSDAPIMYISLQADMEDGKLYDLAKEIISPQFEQVYQVGQVEILGGRKREIHVSLNRDRLNGTDISASTVAEALRSGGRNIPAGKIDVGETQFSFRTLGQYQSVHEIGSTVLRLADVYHPITIGTVAKIEDTLQDESSRSRLNGKKAINFSIYRQSGANSVKVADDIARKVAKINEDFKAQGVDARMKIVQDTSNKIRANVYDVYESIIFGVILTILVVYFFLGSMKSTLITGFALPNSLLGACIMMGIFGFSINIMSLLAMSLVVGLLVDDAIVVRENIFRKLEIGMSPKKAAVVGTNEVTLAVVATTLTILAVFGPIGNLQGIVGQFFKQFGLTICFAMIVSLFDGLFVAPTLSAYVAGEHSHKPPTSRFGIWNQRALKAFDRFQTRLEQWYVKTLGWALAHPAKTILASVGIFVFSLFIATRVPFTFLPAQDNGEFYVQFELSPGASLDGTDVIAKEIENRTRKFPEIEDILTFVGTGNGEPHKGSLYIRLVPSKKRSLNTTQTKAALREAYKGLEKYNIIVTDNPGQQNSRQFNLNIVGQNMNDLIQYSEKVLAKLKAEPGLSQPDTSYRAGKPEFQVQLKRENAQASGVSLVGVGMELRTLIEGQTPAIYRENGVNYDVRVRLQPDQRDLREQYPSLKVPNLSQRLVPLANVAHLKEAQGPSVILRENRNRYIQLSADITPGGKGLGGVIAEINSLSKTELKPPPGVTFSFVGEAERFAELMTNILVSLGLGVMFIYLVLASLYGSFITPVTIMSVIPLAACGAFLSLFITRSSFDLFSMIGCVMLMGLATKNSILLIDSAAEQQKQGTSPTEALLKAGETRLRPIIMTSLALIAGMVPVAIGLNEASKSRTSLGIVVIGGTISSTLLTLYVIPAVHLYVDRFQNWFMAKYRKVFGHDETVI, from the coding sequence ATGTCTCTTGTCATCCTTATGCTGACTCTCGGAGGCATCTCTTTAAAAAATCTTCCCATCGATCTGTATCCCGATGTCACGCTTCCCACAGTCGTGGTTGTGACTTCGTATGCCGGTGCCGGTCCTCAGGAAGTTGAAACTGAAATCACCAAAGTGCTGGAAGATCAGGTTTCCACCATCTCCGGGGTTCAGAAGGTCTCTTCCCAGAATATGGAGGGGGTCAGTATTCTCAGTATCGAGTTCTCTTTAAAGACGAACCTGAACTTTGCTGAGCAGGAAGTCCGCGCCAAAGTGCAAAACTCCATGCGCGAACTGCCAGAGGATGTGGATGAGCCTGTTATCCGAAAGGTCGGTCCCTCGGATGCACCCATCATGTACATTTCCCTGCAGGCTGATATGGAGGACGGGAAGCTTTACGATCTGGCCAAGGAAATCATTTCCCCCCAGTTTGAACAGGTTTATCAGGTCGGGCAGGTTGAGATCCTCGGCGGGCGCAAGCGTGAAATTCATGTCAGCCTGAATCGGGACCGCCTGAACGGCACGGACATTTCTGCAAGCACGGTGGCCGAAGCCCTGCGCAGTGGGGGACGAAATATTCCTGCCGGTAAAATCGACGTCGGTGAGACTCAGTTTTCATTCCGTACTCTGGGGCAGTATCAGTCCGTGCATGAAATCGGCTCTACAGTGCTTCGTCTGGCGGACGTATATCACCCGATCACCATTGGCACGGTGGCGAAGATTGAAGACACCTTGCAGGACGAAAGTTCGCGCAGTCGTCTGAATGGGAAAAAGGCTATTAATTTTAGCATCTATCGCCAGTCCGGAGCCAACTCGGTCAAAGTCGCCGACGACATCGCCAGAAAAGTGGCCAAGATCAACGAGGACTTCAAAGCCCAGGGTGTGGACGCCCGGATGAAGATCGTCCAGGATACCAGCAACAAGATCCGCGCCAACGTCTATGACGTATATGAATCCATTATCTTCGGGGTGATACTGACCATTCTTGTGGTCTACTTCTTCCTGGGCAGTATGAAATCCACGCTTATTACGGGGTTTGCGTTGCCCAATTCTTTGTTAGGGGCGTGTATCATGATGGGTATCTTTGGATTCTCCATCAATATCATGAGTCTGCTGGCAATGAGTTTGGTCGTGGGTCTTCTGGTGGATGATGCCATCGTGGTGCGGGAAAATATTTTCCGCAAACTTGAAATCGGCATGTCACCGAAAAAGGCCGCAGTGGTTGGCACCAACGAAGTGACACTTGCAGTTGTGGCCACGACTTTGACCATTCTAGCGGTGTTCGGTCCGATCGGAAATCTGCAGGGGATCGTGGGGCAGTTCTTCAAGCAGTTTGGCCTGACGATCTGCTTTGCCATGATTGTCAGTTTGTTTGACGGGCTTTTTGTGGCGCCGACTCTGTCAGCGTATGTTGCAGGGGAGCATTCTCACAAACCCCCAACCTCGCGGTTCGGCATCTGGAATCAAAGAGCTCTTAAGGCCTTTGACCGCTTCCAGACCCGTCTGGAACAGTGGTACGTAAAAACCCTTGGCTGGGCCCTGGCACATCCAGCAAAAACCATCCTGGCTTCGGTGGGAATCTTCGTGTTCTCGCTCTTTATCGCCACGCGTGTGCCCTTCACATTCCTGCCCGCGCAGGACAATGGTGAATTCTATGTGCAGTTTGAGCTTTCTCCGGGAGCCAGTCTTGATGGCACTGATGTGATCGCCAAAGAGATCGAAAATCGCACCCGCAAGTTCCCTGAGATTGAGGATATTCTGACCTTCGTGGGTACGGGTAATGGCGAACCTCACAAAGGAAGCCTGTATATCCGTCTTGTGCCGTCTAAAAAGCGCAGCCTGAACACCACACAGACCAAAGCGGCTTTGCGTGAAGCCTATAAGGGCCTTGAAAAATACAACATCATCGTGACGGACAACCCGGGACAGCAGAACAGCCGTCAGTTCAACTTAAATATCGTGGGTCAGAACATGAACGATCTGATTCAGTATTCGGAAAAAGTGCTGGCCAAGCTGAAGGCCGAACCCGGTCTGTCCCAGCCGGATACAAGTTACCGTGCGGGCAAGCCTGAATTTCAGGTGCAGCTAAAGCGTGAAAATGCCCAGGCCTCCGGAGTGTCCCTGGTGGGTGTGGGAATGGAGCTCCGTACTTTGATCGAAGGTCAGACACCGGCCATCTATCGTGAAAATGGCGTGAACTATGATGTGCGCGTGCGCCTGCAGCCGGATCAGCGCGATTTGCGGGAGCAGTACCCCAGTCTGAAGGTTCCGAACTTAAGCCAGCGATTGGTGCCTCTGGCCAACGTGGCTCATTTGAAAGAGGCTCAGGGGCCGTCTGTGATCCTGCGTGAAAACCGCAACCGTTACATCCAGCTTTCTGCGGATATCACTCCGGGTGGCAAAGGCCTTGGTGGGGTGATTGCGGAAATCAACAGTCTGTCCAAGACAGAGCTCAAGCCGCCACCAGGGGTGACCTTCAGCTTCGTGGGCGAGGCGGAACGTTTCGCCGAACTAATGACCAACATTCTGGTGTCGCTGGGCTTGGGGGTTATGTTCATCTATCTGGTGCTGGCAAGCTTGTATGGCTCTTTCATCACTCCGGTGACGATCATGTCGGTGATTCCACTGGCAGCCTGCGGGGCTTTCTTGTCGTTATTTATCACACGCTCCAGTTTCGATCTGTTTTCGATGATCGGGTGTGTGATGTTGATGGGTCTTGCAACCAAGAACTCGATCTTGTTGATTGATTCAGCGGCGGAACAACAAAAGCAAGGCACTTCTCCGACGGAGGCGTTGCTGAAAGCCGGGGAAACCCGCCTTCGTCCGATCATCATGACCAGTCTTGCATTGATTGCGGGTATGGTGCCAGTCGCGATCGGGTTGAATGAAGCTTCAAAATCCCGCACAAGCCTGGGGATTGTCGTCATTGGCGGGACGATCAGTTCCACTTTGCTGACTTTGTATGTGATTCCCGCCGTGCATCTGTATGTCGATAGATTCCAGAACTGGTTCATGGCGAAGTATCGCAAAGTCTTCGGACATGATGAGACAGTGATCTAA
- a CDS encoding helix-turn-helix domain-containing protein: protein MNEFKSQKIKAVLKVLLKKKGLTYEALAEQMECSVPTIKRILGPEELTLNRLLHLCEILDTNLAEIETLTAEEETGSPSFTEEQDAFLAKNKNYFAYLMKLFDGMTPKQIADEYQLTARSTDKYLIGLEKHDLIRVTGKQKVKPAFKTVPNLGNGALARAHSESFIKSIAYFFIDLVREGLYSQKKKEERNQATFSTQVVKVSKASYLAWIEEQQKSMRSFEKLATYEEKTKAPEELMSAVIVSAHTLLKHDYEGLKKISSTFGEITNF, encoded by the coding sequence ATGAACGAGTTTAAGTCCCAGAAAATAAAAGCAGTTCTTAAAGTTCTTTTGAAAAAGAAAGGTCTTACCTATGAAGCCCTGGCCGAGCAGATGGAGTGCTCTGTTCCCACAATCAAAAGAATTCTGGGGCCCGAAGAACTTACCCTGAACCGACTTCTTCATCTGTGTGAAATTTTGGACACCAATCTTGCAGAGATTGAAACCCTGACTGCAGAAGAAGAAACCGGCAGCCCGTCGTTCACCGAAGAACAGGACGCTTTTCTGGCGAAGAACAAGAATTACTTCGCCTACCTGATGAAGCTGTTTGACGGAATGACCCCAAAACAAATTGCTGACGAGTATCAACTCACCGCCAGAAGCACGGACAAGTACCTGATCGGCCTTGAAAAGCACGATCTGATCCGCGTGACCGGAAAACAAAAAGTCAAACCGGCCTTCAAAACGGTTCCAAATCTGGGGAACGGAGCCCTGGCGCGGGCCCACTCAGAGTCCTTCATCAAAAGCATCGCCTATTTCTTTATCGATCTGGTGCGTGAAGGTCTTTATTCACAAAAGAAAAAAGAAGAGCGCAACCAGGCAACATTCTCCACCCAGGTCGTGAAAGTCTCCAAAGCCAGCTATCTGGCCTGGATTGAAGAGCAGCAAAAGTCCATGCGCAGTTTTGAAAAACTGGCCACTTATGAAGAAAAAACCAAAGCCCCCGAAGAACTGATGTCAGCGGTGATTGTTTCTGCGCACACCCTTCTGAAGCACGACTACGAGGGTTTGAAAAAGATCAGCTCCACTTTCGGCGAAATCACCAACTTCTAA
- a CDS encoding Fpg/Nei family DNA glycosylase, which produces MNAYGGPMPEIAEVETVRRHLDKALRGKRIKEVIYEEKDRHLFAFVSAKAVKKALEGARITGTGRKGKYFWLELDRKPWPLFHLGMSGNVSLLTDPSDAKHRNIWGGKRLWSLEDESEHSMIWFCRLLLRLERKIEMAFSDPRRFGRMWLTEDPWQHPRIAKLGFDPLLDFPTGKDLYERLHKRKKSIKAVMLDQGLFAGIGNWLGDEILFQARISPHRLASELSPAEVATLRKVTLAVVKKAVAVDADYERFPKTWLFHERWGKSKTAKTHKGHKIKHEEIAGRTTAWVPDWQS; this is translated from the coding sequence ATGAACGCTTACGGAGGTCCTATGCCAGAGATTGCCGAAGTCGAAACCGTACGCCGTCATCTTGACAAAGCCCTGCGCGGTAAAAGAATCAAGGAAGTCATCTATGAAGAAAAAGACCGACACCTGTTTGCTTTTGTCTCCGCAAAAGCTGTGAAAAAAGCACTGGAAGGAGCACGCATCACCGGGACTGGCAGAAAAGGAAAGTATTTCTGGCTGGAGCTGGATCGCAAACCCTGGCCTTTATTTCATCTGGGCATGAGCGGAAACGTCTCGCTGCTGACCGATCCGTCAGACGCCAAACATCGTAACATCTGGGGCGGCAAGAGACTGTGGAGTCTTGAGGATGAAAGTGAGCACAGTATGATCTGGTTTTGCCGCTTGCTGCTTCGCTTGGAGAGAAAAATCGAGATGGCATTCAGCGATCCCCGCCGCTTTGGCCGGATGTGGCTGACGGAAGATCCCTGGCAGCACCCGCGCATCGCCAAGCTGGGCTTTGATCCTTTATTGGATTTTCCCACGGGAAAAGATCTTTACGAGCGTCTGCACAAACGAAAAAAATCCATCAAAGCGGTGATGCTGGATCAAGGCCTTTTTGCCGGCATCGGAAACTGGCTGGGGGATGAAATTCTGTTCCAGGCAAGAATATCCCCGCATCGCCTGGCCTCGGAACTGAGCCCCGCCGAAGTGGCGACATTACGCAAGGTGACCCTGGCGGTTGTAAAAAAAGCTGTGGCCGTCGACGCGGACTATGAACGCTTTCCCAAAACCTGGCTGTTTCATGAACGCTGGGGCAAATCGAAAACTGCCAAAACCCACAAAGGACACAAAATAAAACACGAAGAAATTGCCGGACGCACGACTGCCTGGGTTCCTGACTGGCAAAGTTAG
- a CDS encoding erythromycin esterase family protein, whose product MIPDHIDVLKRRQTPLLKHGDLQDVILHIKDRKVVMLGEASHGTHEYYHWRAQITQELISKHGFHFVAVEGDWPSCQYLDRYVRSSTLDKLPFVHFARWPAWMWANEEVRDFTTWLKSHNHLKNEKPVGFHGLDVYSLFESIDAIFKTVGEIEPDLLAPLKEYYSCFASYRHDEKKYVKDLMRNYKGCRDEAVSALEELLEKNMTRPDNSLFDAIQNARVIKNAESYYRAMTDFEDSSWNVRDRHMLETLEALLHHYGPDAKAIVWAHNTHIGDYRATDMVLEGSVNIGGLAREIFGERNVALVGFGSYQGSVIASPAWAGPVRVMNLPRAQSGSYEDLFHQVAYASGYKNFSLNFFKEDRSKLWAQSRGHRAVGVVYNPHHERGNYVSTKIAERYDSFLFFDESRALSPLKQEIDRSEIPETYPSGL is encoded by the coding sequence ATGATCCCTGATCACATTGACGTACTGAAGCGGCGCCAGACTCCCCTGCTTAAACACGGGGACTTGCAGGATGTGATTCTGCACATCAAGGATCGCAAAGTGGTGATGCTTGGTGAAGCCTCCCATGGGACTCACGAATATTATCACTGGCGCGCACAAATCACGCAGGAACTTATCAGTAAACACGGCTTTCATTTTGTCGCGGTGGAAGGCGACTGGCCTTCGTGTCAGTATCTGGATCGCTATGTCCGCTCCAGCACTCTGGACAAACTTCCTTTTGTTCATTTTGCACGCTGGCCGGCCTGGATGTGGGCCAATGAAGAGGTGCGTGATTTCACGACTTGGCTTAAATCGCACAATCATCTGAAAAATGAAAAGCCCGTGGGCTTTCATGGGCTGGATGTGTATTCATTGTTTGAATCCATTGATGCTATTTTTAAAACGGTCGGAGAAATCGAACCGGATCTGCTGGCGCCCCTGAAGGAGTATTACAGCTGCTTTGCATCTTACCGGCACGATGAAAAGAAATACGTGAAGGACCTGATGCGAAACTATAAAGGCTGCCGGGACGAGGCCGTGTCGGCCCTGGAGGAATTGCTTGAAAAAAACATGACCCGTCCGGACAACTCTCTTTTTGATGCGATTCAAAATGCCCGGGTCATCAAGAATGCCGAAAGCTACTACAGGGCCATGACGGACTTTGAGGACAGTTCATGGAATGTGCGGGATCGCCACATGCTGGAAACTCTGGAGGCTCTGCTTCACCATTACGGACCCGATGCCAAAGCGATCGTGTGGGCTCATAATACCCATATCGGCGACTATCGCGCGACGGACATGGTGCTGGAAGGAAGCGTCAACATCGGCGGACTTGCCCGGGAGATCTTTGGCGAAAGGAACGTCGCCTTGGTGGGGTTTGGCAGCTATCAGGGAAGTGTTATTGCCTCTCCGGCATGGGCCGGCCCGGTGCGGGTGATGAATCTGCCGCGAGCGCAGAGTGGCAGTTATGAAGACCTGTTTCATCAAGTGGCCTATGCTTCAGGATACAAAAATTTTTCTTTGAATTTCTTCAAGGAGGATCGCTCCAAACTCTGGGCTCAATCCCGCGGTCACCGCGCAGTGGGTGTGGTTTACAATCCCCATCATGAACGCGGCAACTATGTTTCAACCAAAATTGCCGAGCGCTATGACAGCTTTCTGTTCTTCGATGAGTCGCGGGCTTTAAGTCCTCTCAAACAGGAGATTGATCGATCGGAAATACCCGAAACGTATCCTTCGGGCTTATAG
- a CDS encoding LysR family transcriptional regulator, protein MKYKIRDIENFVHTSTCTTIIQAAQKLEISQPALSESLKRLESDLGTVLFYRSRSGIQLTPSGRVFLGKAQRALQSLQELDFDADHERVFAGRTVTIGCHMTVAQYSIPRAVTYLKEKAPDYKIELRHDLSRSVQMEIQKGNIDIGVVINPAEVPDLVIHKMAQDTVGVWSAKNEAHDTIICNLNLFQTQSILKKWKDRPEKVISTDSLELICKMVHERIGYGIIPGRAVEMSGLSLKSLPQLPSFKDQISLVYRPEFGKIPAEKLVIEALKHSILGL, encoded by the coding sequence ATGAAATACAAGATTCGCGATATCGAAAACTTTGTTCACACCAGCACCTGCACCACGATTATTCAGGCCGCGCAGAAACTGGAGATCAGTCAGCCGGCTCTTTCTGAAAGCTTGAAGCGCCTGGAATCAGATCTGGGGACTGTGCTTTTCTACCGCTCCCGTTCCGGGATTCAGCTCACTCCAAGTGGCCGGGTGTTTCTGGGGAAGGCGCAAAGAGCCCTGCAGTCTTTGCAAGAGCTTGATTTTGATGCTGATCATGAGCGTGTGTTCGCGGGTCGCACAGTGACGATTGGCTGCCACATGACGGTGGCCCAGTACTCGATTCCCAGGGCCGTCACCTATTTGAAGGAAAAAGCTCCGGACTATAAAATCGAACTTCGTCATGATCTGTCGCGCAGTGTTCAGATGGAGATTCAAAAGGGAAATATTGATATCGGAGTGGTCATCAATCCTGCCGAAGTGCCGGACTTGGTGATTCATAAAATGGCTCAGGACACTGTCGGTGTTTGGTCGGCCAAAAACGAAGCTCACGACACCATTATCTGCAATCTGAACCTGTTCCAGACTCAGTCCATTTTGAAAAAATGGAAGGACCGCCCGGAAAAGGTGATCTCGACCGACAGTCTGGAGCTGATTTGTAAAATGGTGCATGAACGTATTGGTTACGGAATCATCCCGGGCCGTGCCGTCGAGATGTCGGGTCTGTCGTTAAAGTCTCTGCCCCAGCTTCCCAGCTTCAAGGATCAGATTTCTCTGGTTTATCGTCCCGAGTTTGGCAAGATCCCGGCAGAAAAACTTGTCATCGAGGCACTCAAGCACTCGATCCTCGGGCTATAA
- a CDS encoding rhodanese-like domain-containing protein, translating into MKLKLLMLLTVVLSCGCQTRPGPIQIDLPQLKSYLSQKNEVAQWSTKARMSSLGGRAPSQQLAPTFGMPFSQAKLKAHVLDVRREADFVQFNMSMDPITKMPVSNIPASTLKPLSAEEATKVIAAKGMTPESIIIVVCSQGGGAPDIARQIFTWGYTRVLNYPGDYSGMAGCQNEE; encoded by the coding sequence ATGAAATTAAAATTATTAATGCTGCTGACGGTTGTCTTGTCTTGTGGATGCCAAACCCGGCCGGGGCCCATTCAGATTGATTTGCCGCAATTGAAATCTTATTTGTCCCAAAAAAATGAAGTTGCCCAGTGGAGCACCAAGGCGAGAATGAGCTCCCTCGGGGGGCGGGCACCCAGTCAGCAATTGGCCCCCACTTTCGGAATGCCATTTAGCCAGGCTAAACTCAAAGCTCATGTGTTGGATGTGCGCAGGGAAGCGGATTTTGTCCAATTCAACATGAGTATGGACCCCATCACCAAAATGCCAGTCAGTAATATTCCGGCGTCGACGTTAAAACCCCTGTCGGCGGAAGAAGCAACAAAAGTGATCGCGGCCAAGGGCATGACTCCGGAGTCAATAATCATCGTCGTATGCAGTCAAGGCGGGGGAGCTCCGGATATCGCCCGGCAAATCTTCACCTGGGGTTACACTCGGGTGTTGAATTATCCTGGTGATTACTCCGGAATGGCCGGGTGTCAGAATGAGGAATGA
- a CDS encoding glycosyltransferase family 2 protein — protein MTKLPISLVIITLNEEAHIERCIRSAAFVDDVVVVDSFSTDRTVEIAQKCGARVFQEKWKGFGPQKAFAAAQAKNDWVLSLDADEALSPELASELYESFHSLDPEAGYLFPRKSYHLGRWIKYGGWYPDYQLRLFNKSRSQWNSADVHEKVEVKRMLKMKRDLLHWVFDGLSDQVITNDRYSTLGAKQLAASGKKFSYLKLIFKPWGKFIETYFVKRGFMDGMPGFVIAVGAAYSLFLKFAKQWEMERVHKKP, from the coding sequence GTGACGAAACTTCCCATTTCCCTCGTGATCATTACCTTGAACGAAGAGGCGCACATTGAGCGCTGCATTCGCTCTGCCGCCTTTGTAGACGATGTTGTCGTGGTCGACAGCTTTTCGACGGATCGCACCGTTGAGATTGCTCAAAAGTGCGGCGCCCGGGTGTTCCAGGAAAAATGGAAGGGTTTTGGTCCTCAGAAGGCCTTTGCCGCCGCCCAAGCCAAAAATGACTGGGTCTTGTCTTTGGATGCCGACGAGGCTCTCAGTCCCGAACTTGCTTCCGAGCTTTATGAAAGTTTCCATTCTTTGGATCCGGAGGCGGGTTACCTGTTTCCGCGCAAGTCCTATCATCTGGGGCGCTGGATTAAATACGGTGGCTGGTATCCTGACTATCAACTGAGATTGTTTAATAAATCCCGTTCCCAGTGGAATTCCGCAGATGTACACGAAAAAGTGGAAGTTAAGCGCATGCTGAAAATGAAGCGGGATCTGCTGCACTGGGTGTTTGATGGCCTGAGTGATCAGGTCATCACCAACGACCGCTATTCCACGCTGGGCGCCAAGCAGCTTGCCGCTTCGGGCAAGAAATTCTCTTACTTAAAGCTGATCTTTAAGCCCTGGGGTAAGTTCATTGAGACCTATTTCGTAAAGCGCGGCTTCATGGACGGGATGCCGGGTTTTGTGATTGCAGTCGGAGCGGCCTATTCGCTGTTCTTGAAGTTCGCCAAACAGTGGGAGATGGAACGTGTTCACAAAAAGCCTTAA
- a CDS encoding rod shape-determining protein: MFSWFFKDETGTAADLYVDLGTANTLIAARGKGIILNEPSLIAYQQTSPGKKRVIAVGNDAKEKLANNPGSIFAQKPIRDGVIADFETSEVMLKHFLSQPGVKGAFSRPRVVVSLPYGVTEVEKKAVIESCKAAGAKEVYLIDEPMAAAIGSGLNVKSAEGNMIIDIGGGTTEVAVIALADIVYCEAARVGGHRLDDAIIDYFKKYKKLIISDTTAEYLKVTIGTAVPKKDIRSVTISGRDADTGMNRTMEVSSEDVGLAMNGCIQEVINAIHRALEHTPPELVSDIIERGITLAGGGALIRDFDLRIQNEVRLQVRIAEDPLTAIAKGGEAVLSDPELLDKIQLEV, from the coding sequence ATGTTTTCATGGTTCTTTAAGGACGAAACCGGAACAGCCGCAGATCTTTACGTAGATTTGGGGACTGCCAATACACTCATCGCAGCTCGCGGCAAAGGGATCATCCTGAATGAACCCTCGCTGATTGCCTACCAGCAGACCAGCCCCGGCAAAAAACGCGTGATCGCTGTGGGAAATGACGCCAAAGAAAAACTGGCAAACAATCCCGGCAGCATCTTTGCTCAAAAGCCGATTCGCGATGGCGTGATCGCCGACTTTGAAACCTCTGAAGTGATGCTGAAGCACTTCCTAAGTCAGCCAGGAGTCAAAGGCGCCTTTTCCCGCCCGCGTGTGGTGGTGTCACTTCCCTACGGTGTGACTGAGGTTGAAAAGAAAGCCGTGATTGAATCCTGTAAAGCGGCGGGCGCAAAAGAGGTTTATCTGATCGATGAGCCGATGGCGGCCGCGATTGGGTCAGGCCTGAACGTAAAGTCCGCAGAAGGCAACATGATCATCGACATCGGCGGCGGGACCACGGAAGTGGCCGTGATCGCTTTGGCCGACATCGTTTACTGTGAAGCCGCCCGCGTGGGTGGTCACCGTTTGGACGATGCAATCATTGATTACTTCAAGAAATACAAAAAACTGATCATCTCTGACACCACGGCGGAATACCTGAAGGTCACCATCGGAACTGCGGTTCCGAAAAAAGACATTCGCAGCGTCACCATTTCCGGACGCGATGCCGATACCGGCATGAATCGCACAATGGAAGTCAGCTCTGAAGATGTCGGCCTGGCGATGAACGGTTGTATTCAAGAGGTCATCAATGCGATTCACCGTGCATTGGAACACACCCCGCCAGAGTTGGTTTCTGATATCATCGAAAGAGGTATCACGCTGGCTGGCGGTGGCGCTTTGATTCGCGACTTTGATCTGCGCATTCAGAATGAGGTTCGCCTGCAGGTTCGCATCGCGGAAGATCCGCTGACAGCGATCGCCAAGGGCGGCGAAGCAGTTCTGAGTGATCCAGAACTGCTCGATAAAATCCAACTGGAAGTTTAG
- a CDS encoding aminotransferase class IV has translation MNLPILSSADVQAQLLKRQYPAQGSYLAMYSSWYGGVIKDPGLMMVPVDDHLVHRGDGVFEAIKVVDGQVFLMQEHLERLQSSAQQIGISLPHSLEDMKKIILETTRIAGAPYAVLRLYISRGPGYFTTNPYDSISSQMYLIVTSFTPFTDEKYLKGVKVGRSQVIPKDPWLARIKTCNYLPNVMMKKESVDRKIDFTIGIDPQGFVTEGSTENIVLIDKDKNLIRPKLRQILKGTTMMRTFDLAESLLAAGELKSIQEKDLTEQDILSASEAMMIGTTLDVLPVTEYEGQQIGEGKQGPLAFKLLQLLREDMKKGPKTTPVKF, from the coding sequence ATGAATCTACCCATTCTTTCTTCTGCGGATGTTCAGGCCCAACTTTTAAAACGACAATACCCGGCGCAAGGCAGCTATCTTGCCATGTACAGCAGTTGGTATGGAGGGGTTATCAAGGATCCGGGGTTGATGATGGTTCCGGTGGATGATCACCTGGTGCACCGCGGGGATGGGGTCTTTGAGGCGATCAAAGTCGTGGATGGTCAGGTCTTTTTGATGCAGGAGCATCTGGAGCGTCTGCAGTCCTCGGCTCAGCAGATCGGCATCAGTCTGCCGCACAGTCTGGAAGACATGAAAAAGATCATTCTGGAAACCACCCGCATTGCGGGGGCCCCCTATGCAGTCTTGCGACTTTATATCTCTCGGGGGCCGGGATATTTTACGACAAATCCTTACGATTCCATCAGTTCCCAAATGTATTTGATCGTGACGTCGTTCACACCGTTCACTGATGAAAAATACTTAAAGGGCGTGAAGGTCGGGCGCAGCCAGGTCATTCCAAAGGACCCGTGGCTGGCGCGGATTAAAACCTGCAACTATCTTCCGAATGTGATGATGAAAAAAGAAAGTGTGGATCGTAAAATCGATTTCACCATCGGTATTGATCCGCAAGGGTTTGTCACGGAAGGCAGTACAGAAAATATCGTGCTGATTGATAAGGATAAAAACCTGATTCGTCCCAAATTGCGTCAGATTCTAAAGGGCACAACCATGATGCGCACCTTTGATCTGGCAGAAAGTCTGCTGGCCGCCGGGGAGTTAAAGTCGATTCAGGAAAAGGATCTGACCGAGCAGGACATCCTAAGTGCTTCGGAAGCGATGATGATCGGAACCACTTTGGATGTGTTGCCGGTGACTGAATACGAAGGTCAGCAGATCGGCGAGGGCAAACAAGGTCCGCTGGCGTTTAAGCTTTTGCAGCTTTTGCGTGAGGATATGAAAAAGGGGCCGAAAACGACCCCTGTGAAATTCTAG